A stretch of the Bacillus sp. BGMRC 2118 genome encodes the following:
- a CDS encoding transcriptional regulator produces the protein MKNKVILVSSNQLGKGDGELGEGVLETFFTLLKQREEKPAAVFFMNTGVFTLTEQSLVSVHLQELEQAGVPLFACKTCVDFYELADQLTCGEISSMAQFIELASQHEVLTLC, from the coding sequence ATGAAAAATAAAGTAATTTTAGTAAGCTCAAATCAATTGGGCAAAGGTGACGGGGAACTAGGAGAAGGTGTGCTAGAAACATTTTTCACCCTGTTAAAGCAACGCGAGGAAAAGCCGGCAGCAGTATTCTTTATGAATACTGGCGTATTTACGTTAACAGAGCAATCACTCGTGTCGGTACATTTGCAGGAACTAGAACAAGCTGGTGTACCTTTATTTGCATGTAAAACCTGCGTTGACTTCTATGAACTAGCAGACCAGCTAACTTGTGGAGAAATCAGCAGTATGGCTCAATTTATTGAACTTGCCTCACAGCATGAAGTTCTAACACTTTGCTAG
- a CDS encoding VOC family protein, which yields MIYEMTFQFQVSDFERGVQWYSTLLKRLPDFTPHDGFAEWKLLPGCWLQISHGNPSGTSGPLRLGVMSIEEERERMIKEWSIDSFDIHSREEVPVRWATFSDPWGNQVGFFEYIDESEKMKRIQRRD from the coding sequence ATGATCTATGAAATGACATTCCAATTTCAAGTTTCTGACTTTGAGCGCGGAGTTCAGTGGTATTCTACACTATTAAAACGACTGCCTGATTTCACACCTCATGATGGATTTGCCGAGTGGAAACTCCTTCCTGGATGCTGGCTACAAATTTCACACGGAAACCCTTCTGGTACTAGTGGACCACTTCGTTTAGGAGTCATGTCAATTGAAGAAGAGCGTGAGCGGATGATAAAAGAATGGAGTATAGATTCCTTTGACATTCACTCAAGAGAAGAGGTTCCGGTAAGATGGGCAACCTTTTCAGATCCGTGGGGAAATCAAGTTGGGTTTTTCGAATACATAGATGAAAGTGAAAAAATGAAACGAATCCAAAGGAGAGATTGA
- a CDS encoding VOC family protein, translating to MEMSVLRVGTTYIPVTNVQMSAEWYVEKLGGKLNYIDDDKAILDLANQAFFLVKSTNEQSANFIDYKGTSRFSLTFEVDGMEALIHFRDELIKKDVKVGDIEDRGHTGNNFVFYDVDGNMFDVWSELSPSFKEKYL from the coding sequence ATTGAGATGAGTGTATTACGTGTCGGAACAACATATATTCCAGTGACAAATGTCCAAATGAGTGCTGAATGGTATGTGGAAAAGCTTGGTGGCAAGTTAAATTATATTGATGATGACAAAGCCATTCTAGATTTAGCCAATCAAGCCTTCTTTCTTGTAAAATCAACTAATGAACAAAGTGCTAATTTTATAGATTACAAGGGGACAAGTCGGTTTTCCTTAACGTTTGAAGTGGATGGAATGGAAGCACTCATCCATTTTCGTGATGAGCTTATTAAGAAGGATGTAAAAGTAGGGGACATTGAAGATCGTGGCCACACCGGAAACAATTTTGTCTTTTATGATGTAGATGGCAACATGTTTGATGTATGGAGTGAATTAAGTCCGTCTTTTAAAGAGAAATATTTATAG
- a CDS encoding TIGR01777 family protein, giving the protein MRGKVVLAGGTGFIGQYFEQKFMKQGYEVKIISRQHQHISWNDQKAIQEALEGSEMLINLAGRTVNCRYNEQNKREIMNSRIETTTILGNAVEACQSPPRLWVNSSTATIYRHAEDRPMTEEKGEIGEGFSVDVAKAWEEAFFSYNLLKTRQVALRIAIVLGPSGGVMTPYMNLVKYGLGGKQGSGKQMFSWIHIEDLFNIVRFIQEHDHLSGVFNCSAPEPVSNQELMKTLREKMQKPFGLPAMKWMLELGAAFLRTETELVLKSRWVLPDRLQREGYHFTYHTLNQALDNIFAN; this is encoded by the coding sequence ATGAGGGGAAAAGTGGTGTTGGCTGGAGGAACAGGCTTTATCGGACAATACTTTGAGCAGAAATTTATGAAGCAAGGGTACGAGGTGAAAATCATCTCAAGACAACACCAGCATATTTCTTGGAATGATCAAAAAGCAATTCAAGAGGCACTAGAAGGATCGGAAATGCTCATTAACTTAGCAGGAAGAACAGTCAACTGTCGGTATAATGAGCAAAATAAGAGAGAAATTATGAACTCTAGAATAGAAACGACTACGATTTTGGGAAACGCCGTTGAAGCCTGTCAGAGCCCACCTAGGCTGTGGGTGAATTCAAGTACGGCAACCATTTATAGACATGCAGAAGACCGTCCAATGACAGAAGAAAAAGGAGAAATTGGGGAAGGCTTCTCTGTTGATGTGGCAAAAGCATGGGAAGAGGCTTTCTTTTCATATAACCTTTTGAAAACAAGACAAGTGGCTCTTCGTATTGCCATTGTGCTCGGACCTAGTGGTGGAGTGATGACTCCTTATATGAATCTCGTTAAGTACGGACTCGGTGGAAAACAAGGCTCTGGAAAGCAAATGTTCAGCTGGATACATATCGAGGATTTATTCAATATTGTAAGGTTTATACAGGAGCATGACCATCTTAGTGGTGTGTTCAACTGTTCTGCTCCCGAACCTGTCAGCAATCAAGAACTGATGAAAACATTACGTGAGAAAATGCAGAAACCATTTGGCCTGCCAGCTATGAAGTGGATGCTCGAACTAGGTGCTGCTTTCCTTCGTACCGAAACAGAGCTTGTCTTAAAAAGCCGATGGGTACTGCCAGATCGCCTGCAACGAGAGGGATATCACTTTACCTATCATACGTTGAATCAGGCACTGGACAACATTTTTGCGAATTAA
- a CDS encoding amylopullulanase — MNRQKRKAFTFVMLFAMIIQLFTGLLPYANVSAEVQSPVINGNEVTFNYEGTGSEANILLVGTFNGWATTGESVIQLTKGDNNIWSVTNQLEDGQHQYKFIVDGNWMTDPLNPATTNERNSVFTIGEGATPERTVTLVGSLQDELGASADWSPGDSTTNLIPKGNNFYEFTGQLPPGDYEYKIAINGKWDENYGANGNAGGENIKLHVDEETTVTFLYHDDTHKIADSTWYEVIPADKQPRVVGNIQPAIGAGSEWSPSESTALLYDDNFDSIYTFQTDVTKGNYEYKIVLGNNWDGQAFPSSNATLNVLENSPVTFFFNNGSKDVYTDYTPTGSDGSINGDALYHDTWNEAYRKPFGAIPTGEEVTLRLAAKKGDLTKASLQVKNYQTGNTKIYPMENAGWMEVENQGQVDFWEVTFTPTDKGVHGYKFIASDKDAVFEYGEDTIEGGLGKGINQNAGLFQLTVYDPGFKTPDWMKEAVVYQIFPDRFYNGNTANDSAKDETGARGLQPIEHKEWSELPDNPRQMNEPNYTGDGEWSNDFFGGDIAGIQEKLDYIQSLGVNTLYLNPVAHAASNHKYDATDYKAIDPMFGTPEEFEAFTKELESRNMHLILDGVFNHVGDDSVYFDRYGKYETVGAYEYWALVYDLVNKDGLTDDEAKQKARTQLEAEGQVFNDEYGFHNWFNIENEKVDVGTPLERYKYQAWWGFDSLPEIKSVPGEAVNYDSELNNKKFADYIMYDEDSAAKSWITTGGSGWRLDVANEVDMEFWREFRKELKATSFAGTGNTLQEGEEPLILGEIWDDASQYFLGDQYDSVMNYRFERAVMSYMKNGKAEELERAFQAIQEDYPEEVFHALMNLMDSHDTPRAIFLLGGGTDSFERAELDPNYNYELGKTRLMLSSIMQMGYAGAPTIYYGDEAGVTGSKDPDDRRTYPWGKEDQELVAHYKKIGKVREDHQDLFAYGKVNHVYATGDVFAFTRTNDDKAAIVITNRGTSEKTVKINVKDILLNGVTLTDQLDSAYRVSTKNNEVSITIPANTGRMLVSTDTLPQAPEKATNLQVEESSKQVTLNWSGNATTYKVYETNIQGALYKEVTTTSETSITIDNLTNGRTYYFGVVAVDENGNESALIETQEVIPHYELSAAIISDVSELQDGNLDLSATYNVTSGITIDGATNEGLAEGVQAKLLVKKDSGDTWEEHQAIYVSQNESVNVFQASFLPLETGSYSYKMSFTTDGRKWKDTNVKTVNLNQNPDDKQAPADSITLETPTQESGQVNLSWSVNEPVENDAYLVAIIRNGVMIDILKDPLVTTYRDYGVENGTQYEYQIKLYDRYGNSAASNVINVTPDIVMVEVTFKVKAPDYTPLNVPLTMPNSLNGWNTGAWEMSRNGAVTADWEYTVDVQEGTEITYKYVKNGSWDQEGLADHTPNDRSDDDMSYYGYGAIGSDMKVIVENQGNNKMVVQDYILRWIDQPLVITGPTTGTETDKETITVTGNTIKEGNLTINGEPVPVNNDMTFSHEVKLNYGENIINLHIEPSEDSKANIFQNDSEAIAKNTKNYTISVFSSFISDPGEIVITEEEATMKEVKEGDKTRVIVTPQVEKLKKQLKENKDFHTLTLYVNSTDKLAEAVLNEKLVQEVFKRNKKANIVVKTKYAEYIIPVDTLHQGSLAQQVRGKVEGIRIQLDAKQYQAAEELLPSSDAVTFNVVALTSKGEKNITSLKKEATLKITGYDVLNHSSHQVISLPSKNIVETVTFEGKRATFTSQKPGTFIIKKK, encoded by the coding sequence TTGAACAGGCAAAAACGAAAAGCGTTTACGTTTGTGATGTTATTTGCAATGATCATACAGTTATTTACTGGTTTATTACCTTATGCAAACGTTAGCGCAGAAGTGCAAAGCCCGGTCATAAACGGTAATGAAGTGACGTTTAATTATGAAGGTACAGGTTCTGAGGCGAATATCCTTTTAGTAGGCACTTTCAACGGGTGGGCTACCACCGGTGAGAGTGTTATCCAATTAACAAAGGGTGATAACAATATCTGGTCTGTTACAAATCAACTTGAAGATGGTCAGCATCAGTATAAATTTATCGTAGATGGAAATTGGATGACAGATCCATTGAACCCTGCAACAACGAATGAAAGAAATAGCGTGTTCACCATTGGTGAAGGAGCTACTCCAGAAAGAACGGTTACTCTTGTAGGAAGTCTGCAGGATGAACTTGGAGCTAGTGCAGACTGGTCTCCTGGAGATAGCACAACAAACCTCATCCCCAAGGGTAACAATTTCTATGAATTTACTGGTCAACTACCTCCTGGAGATTACGAATATAAAATTGCCATCAACGGCAAATGGGATGAAAACTATGGTGCGAATGGAAACGCAGGTGGAGAAAATATTAAGCTACACGTAGATGAGGAAACAACCGTTACGTTTTTATATCACGATGACACACATAAAATAGCGGACTCTACATGGTATGAAGTAATCCCTGCCGATAAGCAGCCACGAGTTGTCGGGAACATACAACCAGCTATTGGAGCAGGTTCAGAATGGAGTCCTTCCGAATCAACGGCACTACTCTACGACGATAATTTTGATTCAATCTATACGTTCCAAACGGATGTAACCAAAGGAAATTATGAATATAAAATTGTGCTAGGCAATAACTGGGATGGTCAAGCTTTTCCTAGTTCAAATGCAACGTTAAACGTACTGGAAAATTCTCCGGTTACCTTCTTTTTTAATAACGGGTCAAAGGATGTGTATACAGACTACACACCTACCGGCTCTGACGGGAGTATAAATGGTGATGCTTTATACCATGACACGTGGAATGAAGCATACAGAAAACCATTTGGAGCCATTCCTACAGGAGAAGAAGTAACACTTCGTCTTGCTGCGAAAAAAGGGGACTTAACAAAAGCCAGTCTACAAGTGAAAAACTATCAAACTGGCAACACAAAAATTTATCCAATGGAAAATGCAGGTTGGATGGAGGTGGAAAACCAAGGACAAGTTGATTTTTGGGAAGTAACCTTTACACCAACTGATAAAGGTGTACATGGCTACAAGTTTATTGCTAGTGATAAAGATGCAGTATTTGAGTACGGAGAAGATACAATTGAAGGCGGACTTGGAAAAGGAATTAATCAAAATGCAGGACTTTTCCAATTAACAGTATATGACCCAGGCTTTAAAACACCGGACTGGATGAAGGAAGCAGTCGTTTATCAAATATTCCCTGATCGTTTTTACAATGGAAATACAGCGAACGATTCAGCGAAAGATGAAACAGGAGCAAGAGGTCTTCAGCCAATTGAGCATAAAGAATGGTCTGAGCTTCCAGATAACCCCCGTCAAATGAATGAGCCAAATTATACAGGTGATGGTGAGTGGAGTAATGATTTCTTTGGTGGAGATATTGCGGGTATTCAAGAAAAGCTGGACTACATTCAGTCACTTGGTGTGAATACACTGTACTTAAATCCAGTTGCTCATGCTGCTTCAAACCATAAATACGATGCAACTGATTATAAAGCAATTGATCCAATGTTTGGCACACCAGAAGAATTTGAAGCTTTTACAAAAGAGCTAGAATCACGTAACATGCACCTTATTTTAGACGGTGTTTTCAACCATGTTGGCGATGATTCTGTTTATTTTGACCGCTATGGAAAGTATGAAACCGTAGGTGCTTATGAATATTGGGCTCTTGTATATGACCTAGTAAATAAGGATGGCCTAACTGATGATGAAGCAAAACAAAAAGCACGCACTCAGTTAGAAGCAGAGGGCCAAGTATTTAATGATGAGTATGGATTCCACAATTGGTTTAACATTGAAAATGAAAAAGTAGATGTTGGAACACCACTTGAGCGATATAAATACCAAGCATGGTGGGGATTTGATAGTTTACCTGAAATAAAGTCTGTACCAGGCGAAGCGGTTAACTATGATAGTGAGTTAAACAACAAGAAATTTGCTGACTATATTATGTATGACGAAGACTCTGCAGCAAAATCATGGATTACTACTGGCGGCTCAGGCTGGCGTTTGGATGTAGCGAATGAGGTAGATATGGAGTTTTGGCGTGAATTTCGTAAAGAATTAAAGGCAACATCCTTCGCAGGAACAGGTAATACGTTACAAGAAGGAGAAGAGCCACTAATTCTTGGGGAAATTTGGGATGATGCCTCTCAATATTTCCTTGGAGATCAATATGATTCTGTCATGAACTACCGGTTTGAACGGGCAGTCATGAGTTACATGAAAAATGGAAAAGCAGAAGAACTTGAGCGTGCCTTCCAAGCCATTCAAGAGGATTACCCAGAAGAAGTATTTCATGCACTTATGAACTTAATGGATTCACATGATACACCGCGTGCCATCTTCCTGCTTGGTGGAGGAACAGATAGCTTTGAACGAGCAGAGCTTGATCCAAATTATAATTATGAATTAGGAAAGACACGTTTAATGCTGTCTTCCATTATGCAAATGGGATATGCAGGTGCACCGACAATTTATTATGGTGACGAAGCTGGAGTAACAGGATCAAAGGACCCTGATGACAGACGAACATATCCATGGGGCAAAGAAGATCAAGAACTGGTAGCACACTACAAAAAAATCGGAAAAGTTCGCGAAGATCACCAAGACTTATTTGCTTACGGAAAGGTGAATCACGTTTATGCAACTGGTGATGTATTTGCCTTTACTCGTACGAACGATGATAAAGCAGCAATAGTTATTACAAATCGCGGAACATCTGAAAAAACAGTAAAGATTAATGTGAAGGATATTCTTTTAAACGGAGTTACCTTAACCGATCAATTAGACAGTGCGTACCGAGTATCAACTAAAAACAATGAAGTGAGCATTACAATTCCAGCTAACACTGGTAGAATGCTAGTTTCAACAGATACCTTACCACAAGCCCCAGAGAAGGCAACCAACTTACAAGTGGAAGAGTCATCCAAACAAGTAACGTTAAACTGGTCAGGTAATGCAACAACATATAAAGTGTACGAAACGAATATTCAAGGTGCTTTGTACAAAGAAGTCACAACAACTTCTGAAACGTCTATTACAATTGATAACTTGACAAACGGAAGAACCTATTACTTCGGTGTAGTAGCTGTTGATGAAAATGGAAATGAGTCAGCATTAATAGAAACGCAAGAAGTGATTCCTCATTATGAATTATCTGCTGCCATCATAAGTGATGTATCAGAGCTACAGGATGGAAATCTGGATTTATCTGCAACTTACAATGTAACATCTGGTATTACAATTGATGGAGCAACAAATGAAGGTCTTGCAGAAGGCGTTCAAGCAAAGCTGCTCGTGAAAAAAGACTCAGGCGATACGTGGGAAGAACATCAAGCAATCTATGTTTCTCAAAATGAAAGTGTGAATGTCTTCCAAGCATCATTTCTGCCATTGGAAACAGGTTCTTACAGCTACAAAATGTCCTTCACAACAGATGGTCGAAAGTGGAAGGATACAAATGTAAAAACAGTGAATCTGAATCAAAATCCAGATGATAAACAGGCACCAGCAGATTCAATAACCCTTGAAACACCAACGCAGGAATCAGGGCAAGTGAATTTATCATGGTCAGTCAATGAGCCTGTCGAAAATGATGCGTATCTAGTGGCAATCATAAGAAATGGTGTAATGATTGATATATTGAAAGATCCATTGGTTACAACATATCGTGATTATGGAGTAGAAAATGGAACGCAGTATGAATATCAAATTAAGCTATATGACAGATATGGAAATAGTGCAGCGTCAAATGTTATAAACGTAACGCCAGACATTGTGATGGTTGAAGTTACATTTAAAGTAAAAGCTCCTGATTACACACCATTAAATGTGCCGCTAACGATGCCAAATAGTTTAAACGGATGGAACACAGGTGCATGGGAAATGAGTCGAAACGGTGCTGTCACAGCTGACTGGGAGTACACAGTAGACGTTCAAGAAGGGACAGAAATCACGTACAAGTATGTAAAGAATGGTTCATGGGACCAAGAGGGCTTAGCAGACCATACGCCAAATGACAGATCAGATGATGATATGAGTTACTATGGATATGGTGCAATTGGTTCTGATATGAAAGTGATCGTAGAGAACCAAGGTAACAACAAAATGGTCGTTCAGGATTATATCCTACGCTGGATTGATCAGCCACTTGTAATCACAGGGCCAACAACGGGAACAGAGACAGACAAAGAGACCATCACTGTTACGGGTAACACCATTAAAGAAGGAAACCTTACAATTAATGGTGAACCAGTACCTGTGAACAACGATATGACATTCAGCCATGAAGTGAAACTTAACTATGGTGAAAATATTATTAACCTGCATATCGAACCATCAGAAGATAGTAAAGCAAATATTTTCCAAAATGATTCAGAGGCAATTGCGAAAAATACAAAGAACTACACAATTTCTGTTTTCTCCAGCTTTATAAGCGACCCGGGCGAAATTGTCATTACAGAAGAAGAAGCAACAATGAAAGAAGTAAAAGAAGGAGACAAGACTAGAGTTATTGTCACACCACAGGTAGAAAAGTTGAAAAAGCAACTCAAGGAAAATAAGGATTTTCATACGTTAACCCTATACGTAAACTCTACTGACAAATTAGCAGAAGCTGTTTTGAATGAAAAACTTGTCCAGGAAGTATTTAAGCGTAATAAAAAAGCAAACATTGTTGTCAAAACAAAATATGCAGAATATATCATTCCAGTAGACACACTTCATCAAGGAAGCTTAGCACAGCAAGTGCGTGGAAAAGTGGAAGGTATCAGAATTCAGCTAGATGCTAAGCAATACCAAGCTGCTGAGGAACTATTACCTAGCTCAGATGCTGTTACGTTTAACGTAGTTGCCCTCACATCAAAGGGTGAAAAGAACATCACCTCCTTAAAGAAGGAGGCAACACTAAAAATTACTGGATATGATGTGCTTAATCATTCATCACATCAAGTCATATCTCTTCCAAGCAAAAATATAGTGGAAACTGTTACCTTTGAAGGTAAACGAGCAACCTTTACAAGTCAAAAACCAGGAACGTTTATTATTAAGAAAAAATAA
- the fabZ gene encoding 3-hydroxyacyl-ACP dehydratase FabZ — MLDINQIKEIIPHRYPFLLVDKILEIEEGKRAVGIKNVTANEQYFVGHFPDYPVMPGVLIVEALAQVGAVAMLNKEENRGRLAFFTGIDNCRFKKQVKPGDQLKLEVEIVRARGAIGKGKAIATVDGELVCETEIMFALGEKQE; from the coding sequence ATGTTAGATATAAATCAAATTAAAGAAATTATCCCACACCGCTATCCATTCTTATTAGTAGATAAAATTTTGGAAATAGAAGAGGGAAAGCGCGCAGTAGGCATCAAAAATGTAACAGCAAATGAACAGTATTTTGTTGGACATTTTCCAGACTATCCAGTAATGCCAGGGGTACTCATTGTCGAAGCATTAGCACAGGTTGGAGCTGTAGCCATGCTGAATAAAGAGGAAAACAGAGGAAGATTAGCCTTTTTCACAGGAATTGATAATTGCCGTTTTAAAAAGCAAGTAAAGCCTGGAGATCAATTGAAGCTTGAAGTGGAAATTGTTCGTGCCAGAGGAGCAATTGGTAAAGGAAAAGCAATTGCAACGGTTGATGGGGAACTGGTTTGCGAGACTGAAATTATGTTTGCCTTAGGTGAAAAACAAGAATAG
- a CDS encoding DNA-directed RNA polymerase subunit beta, giving the protein MMMTNVDKSEMKTREDLKQTKKEKKAQREESPNVKIRIRLFPIWLRLIIIVLAMAVSLFAGVAVGYGVIGSGEVKDAFKESTWTHVLDLVNKKE; this is encoded by the coding sequence ATGATGATGACAAATGTGGACAAATCAGAAATGAAAACACGGGAAGATCTTAAGCAAACTAAAAAAGAGAAAAAGGCGCAAAGAGAAGAATCTCCGAATGTAAAGATTCGAATTCGCCTCTTTCCGATTTGGCTACGTTTAATCATCATTGTTCTTGCTATGGCAGTCAGCTTGTTTGCTGGTGTCGCTGTTGGGTATGGAGTCATTGGCAGTGGAGAAGTGAAGGATGCGTTTAAGGAAAGTACATGGACGCACGTTCTTGATTTAGTTAATAAAAAGGAATAG
- a CDS encoding flagellar hook-basal body protein: protein MNRSLITATNTMTQLQKQLDNISNNLANIDTVGFKRRETNFQELLFQQFNNQPIDGNEVGRYTPNGVRQGVGAKVSHTSLQLAQGSIKTTERALDVALLKENQFFQVEVDGQTRYTRDGSFSLSVLPSGDVQLVTSEGYPVSSENGPIIFEEGYNNLIIDQNGQFNVQYPNGTSEVFNLSVVQINRPQLLQSAGNNVYSLPNLAVINVLEADVFAAIGRNDIAVQQGALEQSNVEMQKEMTELINTQRSYQFNAKSISIADQMLGLINGIR, encoded by the coding sequence ATAAATCGTTCATTAATAACAGCGACGAATACTATGACGCAGTTACAAAAGCAGCTTGACAACATTAGTAACAATCTAGCTAATATTGACACAGTCGGCTTTAAACGTCGTGAGACAAACTTCCAGGAGTTATTGTTTCAACAGTTTAATAACCAGCCGATTGACGGTAACGAAGTAGGACGCTATACTCCAAATGGAGTGAGACAAGGAGTAGGAGCAAAAGTTTCTCATACGAGCCTGCAACTTGCTCAAGGATCAATTAAAACGACAGAACGTGCGTTAGATGTTGCGCTTCTTAAAGAGAACCAGTTTTTCCAGGTGGAAGTAGACGGTCAAACGCGTTATACACGTGATGGTTCTTTCAGTCTTTCAGTGTTGCCTAGTGGAGATGTACAGCTCGTTACAAGCGAAGGTTATCCAGTATCTAGTGAAAATGGTCCGATTATTTTTGAAGAAGGATATAATAATCTTATCATTGATCAAAATGGACAGTTCAATGTTCAGTATCCAAATGGAACAAGTGAAGTGTTTAACCTTTCTGTTGTGCAAATTAATAGACCGCAACTTCTGCAATCTGCAGGGAATAATGTGTATTCCTTACCAAACTTAGCAGTTATTAATGTACTGGAAGCAGATGTATTTGCAGCAATTGGCAGAAATGATATTGCAGTGCAGCAAGGGGCTTTAGAGCAATCGAACGTAGAAATGCAAAAAGAAATGACTGAACTTATTAACACACAACGTTCTTATCAGTTTAATGCAAAATCTATATCCATTGCAGACCAAATGTTAGGTCTCATAAACGGTATTCGATAG
- a CDS encoding flagellar hook-basal body protein produces the protein MLRGFYTAASGMLTQQRITEMHTNNMANANTPGFKADQASVRAFPELLLQRIHNPGVPNTGNTLSSGRTIGSLNTGSYMQEAIPRFMQGDLQDTGRKTDIALLEQNVPIDPQTGQKSALFFTVQDANGDIRYTRNGNFSIDGQGFLTTNEGYYVLGQNGQPISIESGDFQLSEDGTVLENGQAVGRINIAIAGDPNSLIKEGNGLFRSENGQVLPSALNNGAAIFSLKQGFIERSNVDTAQTMTQMLSAFRAFEANQKVLQAYDKSLEKTVNEIGRL, from the coding sequence ATGCTTAGAGGTTTTTATACAGCTGCATCAGGAATGCTGACTCAGCAACGAATTACTGAAATGCACACAAACAATATGGCAAATGCCAATACTCCTGGTTTCAAGGCTGATCAGGCAAGTGTACGTGCCTTTCCGGAGCTTTTACTTCAGCGAATACACAACCCGGGAGTTCCAAACACAGGTAATACGTTATCTTCAGGAAGAACAATTGGTTCTTTAAATACAGGTTCTTATATGCAAGAAGCGATTCCACGCTTTATGCAAGGAGATCTTCAAGATACAGGCAGAAAAACAGATATTGCACTATTAGAGCAGAATGTACCTATTGATCCACAAACAGGGCAGAAGTCTGCGTTGTTTTTCACAGTACAGGATGCAAATGGTGATATTCGGTATACGAGAAATGGAAATTTCTCTATAGATGGACAAGGCTTTTTAACGACAAATGAGGGCTATTATGTTCTTGGTCAAAACGGACAACCCATATCCATTGAAAGTGGAGACTTTCAATTAAGTGAAGATGGAACGGTTCTTGAAAATGGACAAGCAGTCGGTAGAATTAATATAGCGATTGCTGGTGACCCAAATTCTTTAATAAAAGAAGGAAATGGACTGTTCCGTAGCGAAAATGGACAAGTACTGCCTTCTGCTTTGAATAATGGGGCTGCCATATTCTCTCTTAAACAAGGCTTCATTGAACGTTCTAATGTTGATACTGCTCAAACGATGACCCAAATGTTGTCTGCCTTTCGTGCGTTTGAAGCAAACCAAAAGGTATTGCAAGCATACGATAAGAGCTTAGAAAAAACGGTGAACGAAATTGGCCGTTTATAA
- a CDS encoding rod shape-determining protein, with amino-acid sequence MFARDIGIDLGTANVLIHVKGKGIVLNEPSVVAIDRNTGKVLAVGEEARRMVGRTPGNIVAIRPLKDGVIADFDVTEAMLKHFINKLNVKGFLSKPRILICCPTNITKVEQKAIKEAAEKSGGKKVYLEEEPKVAAIGAGMDIFQPSGNMVVDIGGGTTDIAVLSMGDIVTASSIKMAGDRFDNEILQYIKREYKLLIGERTAEDIKIKVATVFPGARNEEIDIRGRDMVSGLPRTITVRSEEIEKALRESVAVIVQASKGVLERTPPELSADIIDRGVILTGGGALLHGMDTLLSEELRVPVLIAENPMDCVAIGTGIMLDSMDKLSRRSFV; translated from the coding sequence ATGTTTGCTAGGGATATAGGAATTGACTTAGGTACAGCGAACGTGCTGATACATGTAAAAGGTAAGGGAATTGTATTAAATGAACCGTCAGTAGTGGCAATTGACCGTAATACGGGTAAGGTACTTGCTGTAGGTGAAGAAGCGAGAAGAATGGTAGGACGTACACCAGGGAATATAGTTGCGATTCGTCCCTTAAAGGATGGAGTCATTGCTGATTTTGATGTAACAGAGGCGATGTTAAAGCACTTCATTAATAAATTAAATGTAAAAGGCTTTCTTTCTAAACCACGTATTCTAATTTGTTGTCCAACGAACATAACGAAAGTGGAACAAAAGGCAATTAAAGAAGCTGCTGAGAAGAGTGGCGGTAAAAAGGTCTATTTAGAAGAAGAACCAAAGGTTGCAGCAATTGGAGCGGGAATGGATATTTTCCAACCAAGCGGTAACATGGTTGTGGATATTGGCGGTGGTACAACAGATATCGCTGTTTTATCAATGGGTGATATCGTCACCGCCTCTTCCATTAAAATGGCTGGAGATCGTTTTGATAACGAAATTCTTCAGTATATTAAAAGAGAATATAAATTGTTAATCGGGGAAAGAACAGCTGAAGACATTAAGATAAAAGTAGCGACTGTATTCCCAGGTGCACGTAACGAAGAGATTGATATTCGTGGCCGTGACATGGTTTCAGGACTTCCAAGAACGATTACCGTTCGTTCAGAGGAGATTGAGAAGGCACTACGTGAATCAGTAGCCGTGATTGTACAAGCTTCAAAAGGCGTGCTAGAAAGAACACCACCTGAGCTATCTGCAGATATCATTGACCGTGGTGTTATTTTAACAGGCGGAGGAGCTTTACTGCACGGAATGGATACACTTCTTTCAGAAGAATTAAGAGTACCGGTATTAATTGCTGAAAATCCAATGGATTGTGTGGCAATTGGAACAGGTATTATGCTTGATAGCATGGACAAGCTTTCTAGAAGAAGCTTTGTATAA